A stretch of the Terriglobia bacterium genome encodes the following:
- a CDS encoding sigma-70 family RNA polymerase sigma factor, with the protein MAFEDASDIQLYQLASAGEEAAFVALYRRWQGSIYRFSLRIGSSASMAEDVTQEVFLALMNGASGFDPALGSFSSYVYGIARNHVLRRVTREPVFATIDQDAEADQRDLHKARSIPSDPLGELTRREMIEALNRAVATLPLRYREVVVLCELQELSYAEAARVVGCPEGTIRSRLHRARILLVEKLREKTKEDSRASGIEPARCLL; encoded by the coding sequence ATGGCATTTGAAGACGCGAGCGACATCCAACTGTATCAACTGGCATCGGCCGGAGAAGAAGCTGCGTTTGTGGCTCTTTACCGGCGCTGGCAGGGAAGCATCTACCGTTTTTCCCTGCGCATCGGCAGTTCGGCATCGATGGCGGAGGATGTCACACAGGAGGTTTTTCTCGCGCTGATGAACGGCGCGTCGGGCTTCGATCCCGCGCTTGGTTCGTTTTCATCCTATGTGTACGGCATTGCACGCAATCACGTCCTGAGGCGGGTGACCCGGGAACCGGTCTTCGCGACGATCGATCAGGATGCCGAAGCGGATCAGAGGGATCTGCACAAAGCGCGGAGCATACCCTCGGATCCTCTCGGTGAGCTGACCCGTCGGGAGATGATCGAAGCGCTGAACCGTGCTGTAGCGACACTCCCGCTTCGCTATCGTGAAGTTGTCGTTCTGTGCGAGCTTCAGGAACTTAGCTATGCCGAAGCAGCGCGCGTGGTTGGTTGCCCCGAGGGGACAATTCGCTCGCGGCTGCACCGGGCACGCATCCTGTTGGTGGAAAAGCTTCGTGAGAAAACAAAAGAGGATTCCCGCGCATCCGGGATAGAACCCGCGAGGTGCTTGCTATGA
- a CDS encoding amidohydrolase family protein — protein sequence MKSCPRVIKVVLALVFLTFFFSLGVPQERTAGSSADLVIRNAKIVTIDNDHPRAEAIAVKGDKIVAVTTNQAIGKYIQAGATQVIDAKGRLVIPGFNDAHAHFGPLDPDYVDLRYVTDPKVITERVAEKVRGAKPGEMIRGGHWEHEMFYNRQWPTKELLDKVAPDNPVALDRADGHSVLVNSFVIKNSGITKGTPDPPGGEIQRDPATGEPTGIFKESARALLKYGAVRVQRTPAEEEARTMKGLQDALAMAARLGVTSIQLPPGGNFDRYQKFLADGKLTARVYIGGSLTDNAQQLARYDELRKKYPADGDWIRFGYLKGYIDGTLGSGTALLFQPFADEPGKTGLPQMSYEELERRIVAADAKGFQIGIHAIGDKANNWILNAYQKAQQVNGERDSRHRSEHAQILIAADIPRFAQLGVIASMQPTHCITDKRFAEKRLGPERCKTGAYVWRKLLDAGAHVAFGTDYSVEPLDPLEGLYAAVTRKDRKGEPGPGWFPDQILTMEKAIELYTLQSAYAEFMENRKGMLKAGYLADMVIFEKDLMTMPKEQIMKNRVDFTVVGGKLVYKRDGAQY from the coding sequence ATGAAATCCTGCCCAAGAGTCATCAAGGTAGTCCTGGCTCTCGTTTTTCTGACTTTCTTTTTCTCCCTCGGAGTCCCGCAGGAGCGCACTGCCGGGTCTTCTGCGGATCTGGTCATCAGGAATGCCAAGATTGTCACGATCGACAATGATCATCCCCGCGCGGAGGCGATTGCGGTTAAGGGGGACAAAATCGTCGCGGTGACCACGAATCAGGCGATCGGGAAATATATCCAAGCGGGGGCAACTCAGGTCATCGATGCGAAGGGGCGCCTCGTGATCCCGGGATTCAATGACGCCCACGCTCACTTCGGCCCGCTGGATCCCGACTATGTCGATCTGCGCTACGTCACCGATCCCAAAGTCATCACGGAACGCGTGGCTGAAAAGGTCCGGGGGGCGAAGCCGGGCGAAATGATCCGCGGCGGCCACTGGGAGCACGAGATGTTCTATAACCGGCAATGGCCCACCAAGGAATTGCTGGACAAGGTTGCTCCCGACAATCCGGTGGCTCTGGACAGGGCGGACGGCCACTCGGTTCTGGTCAACAGCTTTGTGATTAAGAACTCCGGCATTACCAAAGGGACGCCCGATCCGCCCGGCGGCGAAATCCAGCGCGATCCGGCCACGGGCGAGCCGACGGGTATCTTCAAGGAATCGGCCAGGGCGCTCTTGAAATACGGCGCCGTACGCGTCCAGAGGACTCCCGCTGAAGAGGAGGCGCGAACGATGAAGGGGTTGCAGGATGCCCTCGCCATGGCCGCGCGGCTCGGCGTGACCTCGATCCAACTGCCGCCCGGCGGCAACTTTGACAGGTACCAGAAATTCCTCGCAGACGGGAAGCTGACGGCTCGCGTCTATATCGGCGGATCGCTTACCGATAACGCCCAACAACTCGCGCGTTACGATGAGCTGAGGAAGAAATATCCTGCGGACGGGGATTGGATCCGTTTTGGATATCTCAAAGGATACATCGATGGGACTCTCGGATCGGGAACTGCCTTGTTGTTTCAGCCCTTTGCCGATGAGCCCGGCAAGACGGGCCTGCCGCAGATGTCCTACGAAGAGCTGGAACGCCGGATCGTCGCTGCCGACGCCAAAGGCTTCCAGATCGGCATCCATGCGATCGGGGACAAGGCCAACAACTGGATCCTCAATGCCTACCAGAAGGCGCAGCAGGTCAACGGCGAGAGAGACAGCCGCCACCGGAGCGAACACGCACAGATCCTGATTGCAGCGGACATCCCGCGGTTTGCCCAGCTGGGTGTCATTGCTTCAATGCAGCCCACCCACTGCATCACCGACAAGCGGTTCGCCGAGAAACGCCTCGGACCGGAGCGCTGCAAGACAGGCGCATACGTATGGCGCAAACTGCTCGATGCCGGGGCTCATGTCGCCTTCGGCACCGACTATTCGGTCGAGCCGCTCGACCCCCTGGAAGGGCTCTACGCCGCGGTGACGCGCAAAGACCGCAAGGGCGAGCCGGGCCCCGGCTGGTTTCCGGATCAGATCCTCACTATGGAGAAGGCGATCGAGCTCTACACCCTGCAATCGGCATACGCCGAGTTCATGGAAAACCGCAAAGGGATGCTCAAAGCGGGATATCTTGCCGACATGGTGATCTTCGAAAAGGACCTCATGACCATGCCGAAAGAACAGATCATGAAAAACCGGGTCGATTTTACCGTGGTCGGAGGTAAGTTGGTCTACAAGCGGGACGGTGCCCAGTATTAA
- a CDS encoding acyl-CoA dehydratase activase-related protein → MDDSPEKIEGKCCAALENSNADAVQTSPQRFVGIDIGAETLKAVELVRHDGSLRLMRRTLIEHAKNPGPALLRILDEWDWNKVQGAAVSGRLSRHVNLPRVPTKRAMTYGYRFLVDDQPGTIVSLGNHGFAVLELRASGLEVLRENSRCAQGTGNFLRQLVERFALSIEEASELCADVNDPAPLSGRCPVILKTDMTHLANKGEQRARILAGLFDAVCQNVFTLIKPGTTPPDVTLIGGVSRSRRVQRVFAEFLEGNGMRLRSLPPDEALFLEAIGAAVAASTTGRGVSALSQLIAEPAEETLEKLPTLADSLRLVRRRKSVPMVQRNGNPLDLILGFDIGSTGSKLVALDVSSSQTAWEGYRKTSGDPVGAAQALLGHFLDQHGDEDRIVGFGVTGSGREIVGSLLISCYGEGCVFILNEIAAHAEGAMHYDPRVDTIFEIGGQDAKYIRLEEGRIVDSAMNEACSAGTGSFIEEQGQRFSGYRDVAQLGREAVAADHGVSLGQHCSVFMAEIIDEAVAAGVHQNSIIAGLYDSIIQNYLHRVKGNRSTGKVIFCQGMPFSADALAAAVARQTGSEVIVPPNPGTVGALGIALLTQRALRGRENTPSNPTRFLEAQIQGKETFVCKSTRGCGGAGNLCKIDSIRTVVAGTQQRFSWGGACSLYDKGTRKKKLPDLSPDPFREREDLVRDLIQPFIERRGFKTVSITNEFILRGLLPFFVAFLHELGFDPVLSTGADQAALKRGIQEANVSFCAPMQLYHGIAGQMSDEGGDFIFLPMLRGLPRNNGDRDANTCPIVQGSSDILQWNLKHKYAGKIVTPVINMGHGNLRSREFLTSCEHLARDLGADNDRWRAAHEVALAVQQRFDEGCLEIGQRALSFCAERRLPAIIVLGRPYTIYNKVLNSNVPVVLREQGVLAIPLDCYPVSGDVPAFDGMYWGYGQRILRAAHQVRRSREVYGVYCSNYSCGPDSFNLHFCAYIMEGKPFAIIETDGHSGDAGTKTRIEAFLYCVAEDLKRLDGHKPANDFSRLQLEPMGLMEVRPDECLLVAGLGRGSEVAAAAFRGLGLHAEVLPAPDAAMLKLGRRYTSGKECVPICLILGSLLGRLESEKNTRNRFVVLMPGARGPCRFGVYNLLNQLTLERLGWRDRIRIYSPEDSDYFEKAPPGFPGLFLSAIVASDLLLAALLATRPTETRSGAAAAVYEQHMRELQALVERETGKRPSMADVIWQVASGRLFGLADLMRSATAEFARVRGKEDMPTVAVVGEIYVRLNPFANDFIIDKLEKHGMRARLAPFFEWLEYADYLGQITDRRPGLSERFRSAMQQRIIAVASRIYADQMGCHFHAPVPASVATAAAYLRKDLLGEAVITLGYALSEWRNNRIDGVVNLGPLECMPTKIAEAQFFHIAEQEKALVLTLPVNGDPLDPQLLENFAFEVHSRYQHRRTAGVS, encoded by the coding sequence ATGGATGACTCCCCGGAAAAAATCGAGGGGAAGTGTTGCGCAGCGCTTGAAAACTCCAACGCTGATGCCGTCCAAACCTCGCCTCAGCGGTTTGTCGGCATTGACATCGGGGCGGAAACGCTCAAGGCTGTAGAACTGGTGCGCCATGACGGATCGTTGCGGTTGATGCGGCGCACGCTCATAGAACATGCGAAGAATCCGGGGCCTGCTCTTCTGCGTATTCTCGATGAATGGGACTGGAACAAGGTTCAAGGTGCGGCAGTCAGCGGACGGCTCAGCCGCCATGTGAATCTCCCGCGCGTGCCCACCAAGCGAGCCATGACCTATGGCTATCGTTTCCTTGTCGATGACCAACCGGGAACAATTGTCTCACTTGGCAACCACGGCTTTGCCGTCCTGGAACTGCGTGCCAGCGGGCTGGAAGTGCTCAGGGAGAACAGCCGTTGCGCCCAGGGTACGGGCAATTTCCTCAGGCAGCTCGTGGAACGGTTCGCTCTCTCCATCGAGGAGGCTTCCGAACTCTGTGCCGACGTAAACGACCCGGCACCGCTCTCGGGCCGCTGTCCCGTTATCCTGAAGACGGACATGACACACCTGGCCAACAAAGGCGAACAGAGGGCCAGGATCCTGGCGGGTCTGTTTGACGCTGTCTGCCAGAACGTCTTCACACTGATTAAACCGGGGACCACTCCCCCCGATGTCACGCTGATCGGCGGGGTGAGCCGGTCACGACGCGTGCAGAGAGTCTTTGCGGAGTTTCTTGAGGGGAATGGAATGAGGCTGCGATCGCTTCCTCCGGACGAGGCGCTGTTCCTCGAAGCCATCGGTGCAGCTGTAGCGGCCTCAACGACGGGTCGGGGAGTTTCTGCTCTATCTCAGTTGATTGCCGAGCCGGCCGAGGAAACACTGGAAAAACTTCCCACGTTGGCCGACTCTTTGCGACTTGTCAGGAGGCGCAAGTCTGTCCCGATGGTGCAGCGCAACGGTAATCCGCTGGATCTGATCCTCGGCTTCGATATCGGCTCGACGGGTTCCAAACTTGTCGCTTTGGATGTCTCCAGTTCCCAGACTGCCTGGGAAGGCTACCGGAAGACGAGCGGCGATCCGGTCGGAGCGGCGCAGGCGCTGCTGGGACACTTCCTCGACCAGCATGGGGACGAGGACCGGATCGTGGGTTTTGGCGTCACCGGAAGCGGGCGTGAGATCGTGGGCTCGCTCCTGATCTCCTGCTACGGAGAAGGTTGCGTTTTCATCCTGAACGAGATTGCGGCCCATGCGGAGGGGGCCATGCACTACGATCCGCGTGTGGATACGATCTTTGAAATCGGCGGCCAGGACGCCAAATACATCCGCCTGGAAGAGGGCCGGATCGTCGACAGCGCCATGAATGAAGCGTGCAGCGCCGGCACGGGTTCATTCATCGAGGAACAAGGACAGAGGTTCTCGGGTTACCGCGACGTCGCCCAACTCGGCCGGGAAGCGGTCGCCGCCGACCACGGGGTCTCGCTGGGGCAACACTGCTCCGTGTTCATGGCCGAGATCATCGATGAAGCGGTCGCGGCCGGCGTGCATCAAAACTCGATCATCGCCGGCCTGTACGATTCGATTATCCAGAACTACCTCCACAGGGTGAAGGGCAACCGTTCGACGGGAAAAGTCATATTCTGCCAGGGCATGCCCTTTTCAGCCGACGCCCTGGCAGCAGCGGTGGCGCGCCAAACCGGCAGCGAAGTGATCGTGCCTCCCAACCCCGGTACGGTAGGAGCCCTTGGCATCGCCCTCCTGACGCAGCGGGCCCTGCGCGGGCGCGAAAACACGCCGTCGAATCCGACCCGCTTCCTGGAAGCGCAGATTCAGGGGAAGGAGACCTTCGTCTGCAAATCGACCCGTGGCTGCGGTGGCGCGGGGAACCTCTGCAAGATCGATTCCATCCGCACCGTGGTCGCCGGCACACAGCAGCGCTTTTCATGGGGAGGGGCTTGCTCGCTCTACGACAAAGGGACAAGGAAGAAGAAGCTGCCCGACCTGTCGCCGGATCCATTCCGGGAGCGTGAAGACCTGGTGCGTGACCTGATACAGCCGTTCATCGAACGCCGCGGATTCAAAACGGTGTCGATCACCAATGAGTTCATACTCCGGGGGCTGCTGCCTTTCTTCGTCGCTTTCCTGCATGAGTTGGGATTCGATCCGGTGTTGAGCACAGGCGCAGATCAAGCCGCGCTCAAGCGAGGTATCCAGGAGGCCAACGTTTCCTTCTGCGCGCCGATGCAGCTCTATCACGGCATTGCGGGCCAAATGTCCGACGAGGGCGGCGATTTTATTTTCCTGCCCATGCTTCGCGGCCTCCCGCGGAATAACGGCGATAGAGACGCGAACACGTGCCCGATCGTTCAAGGCAGCAGCGACATTCTGCAGTGGAATCTCAAACATAAGTATGCCGGCAAAATCGTCACGCCCGTAATCAACATGGGGCACGGCAATCTTCGCTCCCGCGAGTTCCTTACGAGCTGCGAGCACCTCGCCCGGGATCTGGGCGCGGACAACGACCGGTGGCGTGCGGCGCATGAGGTTGCGCTGGCCGTCCAGCAACGGTTTGATGAAGGCTGCCTGGAGATCGGACAGAGAGCGTTGTCTTTCTGCGCCGAGCGCAGACTACCCGCCATCATTGTTCTGGGGCGACCGTACACAATCTATAACAAGGTCCTGAACTCGAATGTGCCGGTGGTTTTGCGCGAGCAGGGGGTGCTGGCTATCCCCCTGGATTGCTATCCGGTCAGCGGGGATGTGCCTGCGTTCGATGGCATGTATTGGGGATACGGTCAAAGGATCCTGCGCGCTGCCCATCAGGTCCGGCGCTCTCGAGAAGTCTATGGTGTCTACTGCAGCAACTATTCCTGCGGACCCGACAGTTTCAATCTGCACTTCTGTGCGTACATCATGGAAGGGAAGCCTTTCGCCATTATCGAAACCGATGGCCACTCCGGCGACGCCGGCACCAAAACCAGGATCGAGGCCTTTCTGTATTGTGTCGCCGAGGATCTCAAGCGGTTGGACGGGCACAAGCCGGCCAACGATTTTTCGCGGCTCCAACTCGAGCCAATGGGCCTGATGGAGGTTCGTCCGGATGAATGCCTGCTGGTGGCAGGGCTCGGCCGAGGCTCCGAGGTCGCTGCGGCCGCATTTCGCGGGCTTGGTCTGCATGCCGAAGTCTTGCCTGCACCGGATGCCGCCATGCTGAAACTCGGCCGGCGTTACACCTCCGGCAAGGAGTGCGTGCCGATTTGCCTGATTTTGGGCAGCCTGCTCGGCCGCCTCGAATCGGAGAAGAACACCCGGAACCGGTTCGTAGTCTTGATGCCGGGCGCCCGCGGGCCCTGCCGGTTCGGAGTGTACAACCTGCTGAACCAGCTCACGCTGGAGCGGCTCGGCTGGAGGGATCGCATCCGCATCTATTCTCCGGAGGATTCGGACTATTTCGAGAAAGCTCCGCCGGGCTTCCCCGGCTTGTTCTTGAGTGCCATCGTCGCGTCAGATCTGCTTTTGGCGGCTCTGCTCGCGACACGCCCGACCGAGACCCGATCCGGGGCCGCCGCCGCCGTCTACGAACAGCACATGCGCGAGTTGCAGGCGCTGGTAGAGAGAGAAACCGGAAAGCGGCCCTCCATGGCGGACGTGATCTGGCAGGTTGCCTCCGGACGGCTTTTCGGGCTGGCGGATCTGATGAGAAGTGCGACAGCGGAATTTGCCAGGGTTCGAGGCAAGGAGGACATGCCCACGGTCGCAGTTGTCGGTGAGATTTACGTTCGCCTCAACCCTTTCGCCAATGATTTCATTATTGACAAGCTGGAAAAGCACGGGATGCGCGCGCGGCTGGCGCCGTTTTTCGAATGGCTCGAATATGCCGATTATCTGGGGCAAATAACGGATCGCCGGCCGGGACTGTCAGAGCGCTTCCGAAGTGCCATGCAGCAGCGCATCATTGCGGTGGCTTCCAGGATCTATGCAGATCAGATGGGCTGCCACTTTCACGCTCCTGTGCCTGCATCTGTCGCCACCGCCGCCGCCTATCTGCGCAAGGACCTTCTGGGAGAGGCGGTGATCACACTGGGTTACGCCCTGTCTGAATGGCGCAATAACCGGATCGATGGTGTTGTGAACCTCGGGCCACTGGAGTGCATGCCGACCAAGATCGCAGAAGCTCAGTTTTTTCACATCGCCGAGCAGGAGAAGGCGCTCGTACTTACACTCCCGGTCAATGGAGACCCCCTTGACCCGCAGTTGCTTGAGAACTTCGCTTTCGAAGTCCACTCCCGCTACCAGCACCGCCGCACCGCCGGCGTGAGCTGA